In the Leptotrichia sp. oral taxon 847 genome, one interval contains:
- a CDS encoding ShlB/FhaC/HecB family hemolysin secretion/activation protein, with amino-acid sequence MKKYITILIFPLATINFSAPVDDATKILDIQQRQQEQERSRMEQQKSQEEFENTRFNDVPKIDKDSNFDDKNSKKFLINEIDIEDKDKLLSKKEKKNILKKYEYLEMGSSDIQNILVEITNKLVSKGYITSIATVSDKNDLTTGTLNLKVIAGKIEDVRINSGNGLDKYKEFFMFPKNRGKVLNIRDLDTATDNFNSIGANNMKMDIVPSSRENYSRIEVKNRLKNKYTVGILTNNYGDDKQNGIWRRGINLNIDSPLGIGDNFYFTYMTVPKKDPDRSWKKNIEDLAPGEILPIGPVGYDPSKGDTLPYKRRLDMFNFGYTMKFRTYTLRLNSSKSIQESSFYSGNTVYDMYSSSRTTQANLEKILFRNQKSKVSFEAGIKQKHNQNYLEKSVLSNRKLSIGTVGLNTTTSLFSGILGVNLGYERGLKIFGAERDNGKLDINPKAQFDKYTLDVSYYKPITNKFVYRANIYSSYSNDVLYGSERQTIGGVGSVGGFKNDTIQGDKAVEIDNEISYNIPIKKFAIISPYLSYGYGTAKYNKDNSKYARGYVTGITTGLRLNTKYLDFDFGYAKPMAHSDYLNPKKQDIYFSGNMKISF; translated from the coding sequence ATAAAAAAATATATAACAATACTAATTTTTCCCCTAGCCACTATTAATTTTTCAGCACCTGTTGATGATGCTACTAAAATTTTAGATATTCAACAAAGACAACAAGAGCAGGAAAGAAGCAGGATGGAGCAGCAAAAAAGTCAAGAAGAATTTGAAAATACTAGATTTAATGATGTTCCAAAAATTGATAAAGATAGCAACTTTGATGATAAAAATTCTAAAAAGTTTTTGATAAATGAAATTGATATTGAAGATAAAGACAAACTACTTTCTAAGAAAGAAAAGAAAAACATACTTAAAAAATATGAATATTTGGAAATGGGAAGCAGCGATATTCAAAATATTCTGGTTGAAATTACTAATAAATTAGTTTCTAAAGGGTATATTACAAGTATTGCGACAGTTTCAGATAAAAATGATTTGACTACAGGTACTTTAAATTTAAAAGTTATCGCAGGGAAGATTGAAGACGTCAGAATTAATTCTGGCAATGGACTTGATAAATATAAGGAATTTTTTATGTTCCCTAAAAACAGAGGGAAAGTGTTGAATATAAGAGATCTGGATACTGCTACGGATAATTTTAACTCTATTGGAGCTAACAATATGAAGATGGATATTGTTCCTTCAAGCCGTGAAAACTACTCAAGAATTGAAGTAAAAAACAGATTAAAGAATAAATATACTGTTGGAATTTTGACTAACAACTATGGGGACGATAAGCAGAACGGAATTTGGAGAAGAGGTATAAACCTTAATATTGACAGCCCTCTTGGAATTGGGGACAACTTCTATTTCACATACATGACAGTTCCTAAAAAAGATCCTGACAGAAGCTGGAAGAAAAACATAGAAGATTTAGCTCCGGGAGAAATTTTACCAATTGGTCCAGTTGGTTATGATCCTTCAAAGGGAGATACATTGCCATATAAAAGACGGCTTGATATGTTTAATTTTGGATATACGATGAAATTTAGAACATATACTTTAAGACTTAATTCAAGTAAAAGTATTCAGGAAAGCAGTTTCTATTCAGGCAACACAGTTTATGATATGTACTCATCGAGTCGGACTACACAAGCAAATTTGGAAAAAATATTGTTCAGAAATCAAAAGAGCAAAGTAAGTTTTGAAGCGGGGATAAAACAGAAGCATAATCAGAACTATTTGGAAAAGTCAGTTCTATCAAATAGAAAATTGTCAATAGGGACAGTTGGCTTAAATACAACAACATCATTATTCAGTGGTATTCTAGGAGTAAATTTAGGATATGAAAGAGGACTTAAAATTTTTGGGGCAGAAAGGGATAATGGAAAGCTGGATATAAATCCAAAGGCTCAATTCGATAAATATACTCTTGATGTAAGCTACTATAAGCCTATTACAAATAAATTTGTATACAGGGCAAATATTTACAGCAGTTATTCAAATGATGTGCTTTACGGAAGCGAAAGACAGACAATAGGCGGTGTCGGAAGTGTCGGAGGATTCAAGAATGATACGATACAAGGGGATAAAGCAGTTGAAATTGATAATGAGATTTCATACAACATTCCTATAAAAAAATTTGCAATAATTTCACCATATTTGAGTTATGGATATGGAACGGCAAAATACAACAAGGATAATTCAAAATATGCAAGAGGGTATGTAACAGGAATTACAACAGGATTAAGGCTTAATACGAAATATCTTGATTTTGATTTTGGATATGCAAAGCCAATGGCACATTCAGATTATTTAAATCCTAAAAAGCAGGATATATACTTTAGCGGAAATATGAAAATTAGTTTTTAA
- a CDS encoding two-partner secretion domain-containing protein, whose amino-acid sequence MNMNSFAANLELDPNSRYNTKLDMSRNGTPIVNISTPNGRGISINEFLNYNVGHEGQVLNNADNIGRSHLAGIINANPNLAANQAANLIILQVNGSNRSDIEGYLEALSRQKVNVILSNENGIYLNGAGTINIRNFVPTTGRVKLQNGDFVGIDVEKGRVVIGSNGFDASTTDYVNVIAKALELQGSLVGNKVDVTLGENTVDKNGAVTSKHGINSVAIDASKLGSMYAGQISIISTDKGAGVNSRGIVYSRDKKLEITADGKINVAKIKGNGIEINGTEYAQSELASSDKGININAKNIKLNGETQAAGDINLNGNTQNNSKIYSEGNFNTGSLLNTGDINVAGNFKADDFKNVLATVNTGGNLNVKNLENSGSIQVSKSTGIDGKLNNSGNLTSIGKITVKNDILNSGNISTNGDLSSKNAVSSGIIVANNFTTSNLQNDGKIFTNADLKTKYFKNTGEISAVGKISSDSMVSSGSIRTNEALDISGDLNNDGTLQSAKDITVSSNIKNSGKIYAGGNLSGKDAVSSGKIVSKNLRVNDLKNDGEIFTNEDLRAKNVTNTGKISSAGNISTNDLKTSGSIKSNRKVTVSGKLENDGDLEAVEDIKVSGNVRNTKEIATNGDFSGKNVVSKGKIISKNFESHDLENDGKILADGKVKARKVKNIGEISAAGDVSTDDLKTSGKISAKNLESEDLDNDGKISSNENVKARNIKNTGEIQAVGSISGNDLKTSGKVRANRKITVSGELENGGDLESGKSLTVSKNIKNTGKIAVNEDISGKDTQNSGSMYSKNLKTDNLKNDGKVEVGNDLKTADIENTKDITAVGKISGKNVNNSGKILTNGTLDVKNVKNIGKIAAGSDVTSQRLENSGVLATNGNITTSDSMTNSGNIEGKNLDITGLEFTNSGKISADNIRARVNDTKNNGNISSANDIDLTTNTLTNTKEMLAVNSINSNNATVSNSGKMASNGKILLNNSSITNIGEILSGEISMQNAKKFDNTGTIKGNKTVLTTDQDLNLVGNLHGESLLEISGNNITNNGNTTGAGLIKISSNDFTNNKELASSAVIIDGRGNVVNNNMITGNDGKINGNNITNNDLIAFDNYLEMNAKSKVLNNKDKSIYGGNALIIKGSEILNDEGEILGGNMDLNASKITNNVGTVQSTGDIFVTSNDFQNIGRVTGLGNYEKYYETWDGRRLSEAEVLNGWIVNEPDFQHRSRDRGSVKRHQRSWLESMIAKHSGNSLLFSQYADLARAKLGQRGKLTRTNTPEVPGNTLTGKIDSRATTEYGKVLASGNITINSGNFKNRDSIISGGGLVDINAANFENSVTLGNAVQLKNGQEKLYLTYRHGSRRSSANGTYSRYLENGGIGYESGQPSIIEGAVVNVNAPNIIKNPIEAGNGKVLNNGGATGRALISSTSVGMNKGTSSTNGQVQAAGNTLLSKLNSSFGGNSQVNGSTNLNNPVNNGFDRAIQIAGNNSGIKDIKNTGRIDVNPILSSAMFTTNMNPSSKYLLETRSRYISLGQYFGSDYFTSRVGYSEIWDRTRRLGDAYYENQLLTRALAEKLGTAFINGKSNQELIQSMMDNAATEGTRLGLTVGQELTQDQINNLNEDIVWYVTKNVNGVEVLAPQVYLSSKTRESISDDTRNRVGGINGTYVKTKDFVNDGTKWGNGGVTYVEANTVRNETTNNLLSEISGDKTYISSVGNIENIGGRINGEEAVALISEKGNVINNTTKRTTGFNYGEYDKSQREEIASIGGITSKGTTFIKADSYNSVGGMLKTDHLALDVNSFNASALSLSGQSTLGISGSNYSKYAETTHFGGGAVANSAEGRIGNLNLRGSSFIAEDTTGLAVGNVRAESVINTYDIESRQSNKSTFASSSSHVKSHQEENVASNLQLGKNAVITGNVEGIGSNIVLGENTFVGGKVTTDSRELHNSYYEKNKNKGFTGGISHGTISAGYGKSQNTYDEKTTVNAKSNLQVGDGSVLNRGAEITATNFEYGNIQINNGDVKYGARIDTRDVHTSSKSSGFTISAGINSPALDRAKQVGQAVSQIKNGDTAGGAMEAINAATGTIKGLSENITRRNGTRATMNDIEKGDFKVNNDFYVSGNIRAGFNKSKSSTASHIESAAVTTMKPLNENSSITYNNVNNITYQGTQAQGGTFIYNNVANIQKEAVELRNRYSSESSGFGAGVSAGIGSNGQIKPNGISGNVSTNRSNQNTVETVYANGNFKNVNEVHNNTGSMTLSGFNQEGGKVTGNIGKLIVESRQNTSTTTGSSSGIGVGISANGMPSSVNVSGSRTNGNRAFVDNQSSFIVGEGSNLQVGTLENTGAVIGKQSDNSTTFKIDNYIAKNIYNEDTMTTTGGSIGASLGGKPRITSAGFNQDSRDKKGITRNTIVGNVEIQNASGDEINRDLGKANEITKDTHSSTNINVESQTIEYATNPEKFIEDFDFAIFGGKEKINSIIEMFAKKYNINLEKEPLTYEKIIDIQNKVNQGLILTQEENTIYTFYEEVQKLYFSDMDDKRQEIKKSIDIDKLNNSLNKEDKFYTINSKGEKELNFENINKYLKEYIKKNTVWGERGGERGQVPKYTDKEKKKEVEDTIASIYTLVYEEKILKNQEFQNFRKEWIVQAIINYNQDTQIIDDSNSRFVSGIPKLKDRNLKIYEHIESALEKTLDKFLYKNYTSETKFNGNSINIDNNGKLIIPKIEKIENYYKKINQEIPVNLPKAFYSPDYNIIFSNPNRVEDGLLFHETGHTVQIFLENIYPEFHDKNYNNELIDVGRWFSLNNLYLAKPGFSGSIYRLNIREQDSMDIYDGNGKSFFNEMSKEIIKKINNDKIKKGEVF is encoded by the coding sequence ATGAATATGAATAGCTTTGCAGCAAATCTTGAACTAGATCCTAACTCAAGATACAATACAAAACTTGATATGTCACGAAATGGAACTCCAATCGTTAATATTTCTACTCCGAATGGTCGTGGAATAAGTATTAATGAGTTTCTTAACTACAATGTCGGTCATGAAGGGCAAGTGCTTAATAATGCTGATAACATTGGGCGTAGCCATCTTGCCGGGATTATTAATGCTAATCCGAATTTGGCTGCCAATCAGGCTGCAAACTTGATAATCCTTCAGGTAAACGGGTCTAACCGTTCGGATATTGAAGGGTATCTGGAAGCTTTGAGCCGTCAGAAGGTAAATGTCATTTTGAGTAATGAAAATGGTATTTACTTAAATGGTGCAGGAACCATTAATATTAGAAATTTTGTTCCGACTACAGGAAGAGTAAAGCTTCAGAATGGGGACTTTGTAGGAATCGATGTTGAAAAGGGAAGAGTTGTAATAGGCTCAAATGGGTTTGACGCATCGACTACGGATTATGTCAATGTAATTGCAAAAGCTCTTGAATTGCAGGGAAGCCTTGTCGGAAATAAGGTTGATGTAACTCTTGGAGAAAATACAGTTGATAAAAATGGTGCAGTTACTTCAAAGCATGGAATAAATTCTGTTGCAATTGATGCAAGTAAACTGGGTTCGATGTATGCAGGACAGATAAGCATAATCAGTACTGATAAGGGTGCAGGAGTAAACTCAAGGGGAATTGTTTACTCAAGAGATAAAAAACTTGAAATTACAGCAGATGGGAAAATTAATGTTGCAAAAATTAAAGGGAACGGTATTGAAATTAATGGAACAGAATATGCCCAAAGTGAGCTTGCCAGTTCTGATAAAGGGATTAATATCAATGCTAAAAATATTAAGCTAAATGGAGAAACACAGGCAGCTGGGGATATTAATTTAAATGGGAATACTCAAAATAACTCTAAAATATATTCTGAAGGGAATTTTAATACAGGAAGTCTTTTGAATACAGGCGATATTAATGTTGCCGGGAATTTTAAGGCTGATGATTTTAAAAATGTTTTGGCAACTGTTAATACAGGTGGAAATTTGAATGTTAAAAACTTGGAAAACAGTGGTAGCATTCAAGTTTCTAAAAGTACAGGGATTGACGGGAAGTTAAATAATTCAGGTAACTTGACTTCTATAGGCAAAATAACTGTAAAAAATGATATTTTAAATTCCGGAAATATTTCAACTAATGGAGATTTGTCAAGTAAAAATGCAGTTTCATCAGGTATAATTGTTGCAAATAATTTTACAACAAGTAATTTGCAGAATGATGGAAAAATCTTTACAAATGCGGATTTGAAAACAAAATATTTCAAAAATACTGGAGAAATTTCAGCCGTCGGAAAAATATCAAGCGACAGTATGGTTTCAAGTGGAAGCATTAGAACAAATGAAGCTCTTGATATTTCAGGGGATTTGAATAATGACGGGACTTTACAGAGTGCTAAAGATATTACGGTTTCAAGTAACATTAAAAATAGCGGTAAAATTTATGCTGGCGGAAATTTATCAGGAAAAGATGCTGTTTCAAGCGGGAAAATAGTTTCTAAAAATTTAAGAGTAAATGATCTTAAAAATGATGGAGAAATTTTTACAAATGAAGATCTTCGGGCTAAAAATGTTACGAATACTGGTAAAATATCATCTGCTGGAAATATTTCCACAAATGATTTGAAAACTTCAGGAAGCATAAAATCTAATAGAAAAGTTACAGTTTCAGGGAAGCTTGAAAATGATGGGGATTTGGAAGCTGTAGAAGATATAAAGGTTTCGGGAAATGTAAGAAACACTAAAGAGATAGCGACAAATGGTGATTTTTCTGGTAAGAATGTGGTTTCAAAAGGAAAAATTATTTCCAAAAATTTTGAATCCCATGATTTAGAAAATGATGGAAAAATTTTGGCAGATGGAAAAGTAAAAGCTAGAAAAGTTAAGAATATAGGAGAGATTTCAGCTGCTGGAGATGTATCTACAGATGATTTGAAAACTTCGGGAAAAATTTCTGCTAAAAACTTGGAATCTGAAGATTTGGATAATGATGGTAAAATTTCTTCAAATGAAAATGTAAAAGCTAGAAATATTAAAAATACTGGAGAAATTCAGGCTGTAGGATCAATATCAGGAAATGATTTAAAAACTTCAGGAAAAGTTAGGGCAAACAGAAAAATTACAGTTTCAGGAGAACTTGAAAATGGTGGGGATTTAGAATCAGGAAAAAGTTTGACTGTTTCAAAAAATATTAAGAATACTGGAAAGATTGCTGTAAATGAGGATATTTCAGGGAAAGATACTCAAAATTCAGGAAGCATGTATTCTAAAAATCTTAAAACTGATAATTTGAAAAACGATGGAAAAGTTGAAGTTGGAAATGATTTGAAGACGGCGGATATTGAAAATACTAAAGATATTACAGCTGTTGGGAAAATCTCAGGGAAAAATGTCAATAATTCTGGGAAAATTTTGACTAATGGAACACTGGATGTTAAGAATGTTAAAAATATTGGAAAAATTGCCGCAGGAAGTGATGTTACATCGCAAAGACTTGAAAATTCAGGAGTTCTGGCGACAAATGGGAACATTACGACTTCGGATTCGATGACTAACAGCGGAAATATTGAGGGTAAAAATCTTGATATAACTGGTTTGGAATTCACAAATAGCGGTAAAATATCAGCTGACAACATTAGGGCAAGAGTTAATGACACTAAAAATAATGGAAATATTTCTTCAGCAAATGACATTGATTTAACGACAAATACTTTAACGAATACAAAAGAAATGCTGGCAGTAAACAGCATAAATTCAAATAATGCGACAGTTTCAAATTCAGGGAAAATGGCTTCAAATGGTAAAATACTGCTAAATAATTCGAGCATTACAAATATTGGAGAGATTTTGTCTGGAGAAATTTCTATGCAAAATGCGAAAAAATTTGATAATACTGGAACAATAAAAGGGAATAAGACGGTTCTTACAACTGACCAGGATCTAAATCTGGTTGGAAATCTGCATGGAGAAAGTTTGCTTGAAATTTCAGGAAACAACATTACAAACAATGGAAATACGACAGGGGCGGGGCTTATTAAAATAAGTTCTAATGATTTTACAAATAATAAGGAACTGGCTTCAAGTGCTGTGATTATTGATGGCCGTGGGAATGTTGTAAACAATAATATGATTACTGGAAATGATGGTAAAATTAATGGAAACAACATCACAAACAATGATTTGATTGCTTTCGACAATTATCTTGAGATGAATGCTAAAAGTAAGGTCTTGAATAATAAAGATAAAAGTATTTATGGTGGAAATGCTCTGATAATCAAAGGTTCTGAAATTTTGAATGATGAAGGTGAGATTCTTGGTGGAAATATGGACCTGAATGCTTCTAAAATCACTAATAACGTTGGAACTGTTCAGTCAACTGGGGATATTTTTGTTACTTCAAATGATTTTCAGAATATTGGTAGAGTTACAGGTTTAGGAAATTATGAGAAGTATTATGAAACTTGGGATGGCAGAAGATTATCTGAAGCTGAAGTTCTGAATGGATGGATAGTCAATGAGCCTGACTTTCAACATAGAAGCAGGGACAGGGGCAGCGTAAAAAGGCATCAGAGAAGCTGGCTTGAAAGCATGATTGCAAAACATTCTGGAAATTCTCTGCTGTTTTCTCAGTACGCTGATCTTGCCAGAGCAAAATTGGGACAGAGAGGAAAGCTTACTAGAACAAATACTCCGGAAGTACCTGGAAATACTTTGACAGGAAAAATAGATAGCAGGGCAACAACTGAATATGGTAAGGTTTTAGCAAGTGGAAATATTACAATAAATTCAGGTAATTTTAAAAATAGGGACAGCATAATTTCTGGTGGCGGACTGGTTGATATAAATGCAGCTAATTTTGAAAATTCTGTAACATTGGGAAATGCAGTCCAGTTAAAGAATGGACAGGAAAAACTGTATTTAACATATAGACATGGGAGCAGAAGAAGCTCCGCAAACGGAACTTACAGCAGATACTTGGAGAATGGCGGCATCGGATATGAAAGCGGACAGCCTTCCATCATTGAAGGGGCAGTAGTAAATGTAAATGCTCCAAATATCATAAAGAATCCTATTGAAGCTGGAAATGGTAAAGTATTAAATAATGGCGGAGCGACTGGCAGAGCCTTGATTTCTTCAACTTCAGTTGGAATGAATAAAGGGACAAGTTCTACCAACGGGCAGGTTCAGGCTGCAGGAAATACCTTGCTATCTAAACTAAACAGCAGCTTTGGCGGAAATTCACAGGTTAATGGAAGCACAAACTTAAATAATCCTGTAAACAATGGATTTGATAGGGCAATTCAGATTGCAGGAAACAATTCAGGGATTAAGGATATTAAAAATACCGGAAGAATAGACGTAAATCCAATACTTTCAAGTGCAATGTTTACAACAAATATGAATCCAAGTTCTAAATATTTGCTGGAAACTAGAAGCAGATACATAAGTCTTGGGCAATATTTCGGAAGCGACTACTTCACTTCAAGAGTTGGCTATTCTGAAATATGGGACAGAACAAGACGGCTTGGAGATGCGTATTATGAAAACCAGTTATTAACTAGAGCATTAGCTGAAAAGCTGGGAACTGCATTCATAAATGGAAAATCTAATCAGGAGTTAATCCAGTCAATGATGGACAATGCCGCAACTGAAGGTACAAGGCTTGGACTTACAGTAGGGCAGGAACTGACTCAAGATCAGATAAATAACTTGAACGAGGATATTGTCTGGTATGTAACAAAAAATGTAAATGGAGTTGAAGTCCTTGCTCCACAAGTTTATCTAAGCAGCAAGACTAGGGAAAGCATAAGCGATGATACTAGAAACAGGGTTGGTGGAATAAACGGAACTTATGTCAAGACCAAGGACTTTGTAAATGATGGTACAAAATGGGGTAATGGCGGAGTTACTTATGTTGAAGCGAATACTGTAAGAAATGAGACGACTAACAACCTGCTTTCAGAAATTTCAGGAGACAAGACATATATAAGTTCTGTTGGAAATATTGAAAATATCGGCGGACGAATTAACGGTGAAGAGGCGGTTGCCCTGATTTCTGAAAAGGGGAATGTGATTAACAATACCACAAAAAGAACAACTGGATTTAACTATGGGGAGTACGATAAATCTCAGCGTGAGGAAATAGCCTCAATTGGTGGAATCACTTCAAAAGGTACAACTTTTATCAAGGCTGACAGCTATAACTCTGTAGGCGGAATGCTAAAGACTGATCATCTGGCACTTGACGTAAACAGCTTCAATGCAAGCGCATTATCATTGTCAGGGCAGAGCACGCTTGGAATAAGCGGAAGCAACTATTCAAAATATGCAGAAACAACACATTTTGGCGGTGGAGCAGTCGCAAATTCAGCAGAAGGAAGAATTGGGAACCTTAATCTAAGAGGCTCATCATTCATAGCTGAAGACACGACAGGGCTTGCAGTTGGAAATGTAAGGGCCGAATCAGTAATCAACACTTATGATATTGAATCAAGACAAAGCAATAAAAGCACTTTTGCCTCAAGCAGCAGCCATGTAAAATCTCATCAGGAAGAAAACGTTGCAAGTAATTTACAGCTTGGAAAGAATGCTGTAATTACAGGAAATGTTGAAGGAATTGGAAGTAACATTGTTCTTGGAGAAAACACTTTTGTAGGTGGAAAAGTTACAACTGACTCAAGGGAACTGCACAACAGCTACTATGAAAAGAACAAAAATAAAGGATTTACTGGCGGAATAAGTCACGGCACAATATCAGCAGGGTATGGAAAATCGCAGAACACATACGATGAAAAGACTACAGTAAATGCAAAATCCAACCTGCAAGTTGGAGACGGCTCAGTCTTAAACAGAGGAGCAGAAATTACAGCCACAAACTTTGAATATGGAAATATTCAAATCAATAATGGCGATGTAAAATACGGGGCAAGAATTGACACAAGGGATGTACATACTTCAAGTAAGAGCAGCGGATTTACAATATCAGCGGGAATAAACAGCCCAGCATTGGACAGGGCAAAACAGGTTGGCCAAGCTGTAAGTCAGATTAAGAATGGCGATACGGCAGGCGGAGCTATGGAAGCGATAAATGCCGCAACTGGTACAATTAAGGGGCTTTCGGAAAATATTACAAGACGTAATGGCACAAGAGCCACAATGAATGACATTGAAAAAGGAGATTTCAAGGTAAATAACGACTTTTATGTAAGCGGAAATATACGTGCAGGATTTAACAAGTCAAAATCCAGTACAGCTTCACATATTGAAAGTGCGGCTGTTACGACAATGAAGCCTTTAAATGAAAATTCTAGCATTACCTACAACAATGTAAACAACATAACGTATCAGGGAACACAGGCTCAGGGTGGAACATTCATTTACAATAATGTTGCTAATATTCAAAAGGAAGCAGTTGAGTTAAGAAATAGATACAGTTCTGAAAGTTCAGGCTTTGGAGCAGGAGTAAGTGCCGGAATAGGCTCAAACGGACAAATAAAGCCAAACGGAATTAGCGGAAATGTTTCCACAAACAGAAGCAATCAGAATACAGTTGAAACTGTCTATGCAAATGGAAACTTCAAGAATGTAAATGAAGTCCATAATAATACAGGTTCAATGACATTATCTGGATTTAATCAGGAAGGCGGAAAAGTAACAGGTAATATCGGTAAACTGATTGTAGAAAGCAGACAGAACACAAGTACGACAACAGGAAGCTCAAGTGGAATAGGCGTAGGAATAAGTGCAAATGGAATGCCAAGTTCCGTAAATGTAAGCGGAAGCAGAACTAATGGAAACAGGGCATTTGTAGATAATCAAAGTTCATTTATTGTTGGAGAGGGAAGTAATCTTCAGGTTGGAACACTTGAAAATACTGGTGCAGTAATTGGAAAACAGAGTGATAACAGCACAACATTCAAGATTGACAACTATATAGCAAAAAATATCTACAATGAAGATACAATGACAACAACTGGAGGCTCAATAGGAGCTTCACTTGGAGGAAAACCAAGAATCACAAGTGCAGGCTTCAATCAGGACAGCAGGGACAAGAAAGGAATTACAAGAAACACTATTGTAGGAAACGTTGAGATACAGAATGCTTCAGGAGATGAGATAAACAGGGATTTAGGAAAAGCTAATGAAATAACGAAAGATACTCACAGCAGTACAAATATTAATGTTGAATCTCAAACAATAGAATATGCAACTAACCCTGAAAAATTTATTGAAGATTTTGATTTTGCGATATTTGGTGGAAAAGAAAAAATTAATTCAATAATTGAGATGTTTGCTAAAAAATATAATATTAATTTAGAAAAAGAACCTTTAACATATGAAAAAATAATTGATATACAAAATAAAGTAAATCAAGGATTAATATTGACACAAGAAGAAAATACAATTTATACATTTTATGAAGAAGTTCAAAAATTATATTTTTCAGATATGGATGATAAAAGGCAAGAGATAAAAAAATCAATTGACATTGATAAATTAAACAATAGTTTAAATAAGGAGGATAAATTTTATACAATAAATAGTAAAGGAGAAAAAGAATTAAATTTTGAAAATATTAATAAATATTTAAAAGAATATATTAAAAAAAATACGGTGTGGGGTGAAAGAGGTGGAGAACGTGGACAAGTTCCAAAATACACGGATAAAGAAAAAAAGAAAGAAGTTGAAGATACGATTGCTTCAATTTATACATTAGTATACGAAGAAAAAATATTAAAAAATCAAGAATTCCAAAATTTTAGAAAAGAATGGATTGTACAAGCTATTATCAATTATAATCAAGATACTCAGATAATCGATGATAGCAATTCAAGATTTGTTAGCGGAATTCCAAAATTAAAAGATAGAAATCTAAAAATTTATGAGCATATAGAATCAGCACTCGAAAAAACATTAGATAAATTTTTATATAAAAATTATACTTCTGAAACTAAATTTAATGGAAATTCTATTAATATTGATAATAACGGAAAATTAATTATACCAAAAATTGAGAAAATTGAAAATTATTATAAAAAAATAAATCAGGAAATACCAGTTAATTTACCAAAAGCATTTTATTCTCCTGATTACAATATAATATTTTCTAATCCAAATAGAGTCGAAGATGGACTTCTTTTTCATGAAACAGGGCATACTGTTCAAATTTTTCTTGAAAATATATATCCAGAATTTCATGATAAAAATTATAATAACGAATTAATTGATGTAGGGCGTTGGTTTAGTTTAAATAATCTTTATTTAGCTAAACCAGGATTTTCAGGAAGTATTTATAGGCTTAATATAAGAGAACAAGATAGTATGGATATTTATGATGGAAATGGAAAAAGTTTTTTTAATGAAATGTCAAAGGAAATAATAAAAAAAATAAACAACGATAAAATAAAGAAAGGAGAAGTATTTTAA